The segment TCTGGTGCGGTTGGAAAAAACAAATGACGATGGACACGCGTGCGTGATCGATCTCGTCGACGTGGAACTGATGCCGGCGCCACTCGCGCCGCCGGCGGGTTCGCTCTCGGTGCGCGAGTTCGGTGCGCGCGGTGACGGTGTCGCCGACGACACGGCGGCGTTGCGCGTTTGCATCGTGCGCGCGCAGGAAATGCGACGCGTCGTCTGGGTTCCCGCGGGCGACTACCTAATCACCGGCGATATCATCGTGCCGTCCGGCGTGACGATTCAGGGCGCGGGCTTGTGGCACACGACGTTCGTCGGCGATGCCGCGCTCTACGACCAGCCGGCCCGCCGCGTTCGTTTCAAGCTCACCGGCGAGGACGTGCACCTCGCGGACTTCGCGATCTTCGGTCAACTGAACTATCGCAACGACCAGGAGCCGAACGATGGCGTGGTCGGCGCCGGCTGCACCGGCGCCTCGATCCGTCGGATCTGGGTGGAGCACACGAAAGCGGGCGCGTGGATCTACAACGGTGCGCAGCTCGTGATCGACGGCTGCCGGTTCCGCAACCTCCTCGCCGATGGCGTGAACCTGTGTGTCGGCACGCACCACTCGGTCGTGGAGAACTGCACCGCGCGCGGCACGGGCGACGATTGCTACGCGATCTGGCCGGCGCCGTCGGACCAGGGGCACGAGCAGCGCGTGGAAAAGCCGGGACACAATGTGATCCGCCGGTGCACGGGGCAGCTGACGTTTTTGGCGAACGGCGGCTCGCTCTATGGCGGGGCCGACAACGTCATCGAGGACTGCCTTTTCACCGACATCGCCACGGGCTGCGGCGTGTTGATCAGCACGACGTTTCAGACCGCCGACGAGGAGGGGCGCGTCGACAACACCTTCAGCGGGACGACGCAGGTGAGGAACGTCCAGTTGCTCCGCTGCGGCGGCTACGATCACACCTGGGCCTGGCGCAGCGCGCTGCAGATCTGCCTGGATCGGCGCAGCATCTCGGGACTGCGGATCAGTGACCTCGAGATTCGCGACAGCCTGTCGGACGCCCTCTCCGTGGTGGCACCGGGACGCGCGAAAGGGCAGGGCACTCTGTCGAACGCGGTGCTCGAAAACGTGGTGGTGCAAAATGTCGGGCTCGGCAGTACGACGGGACGCGGGTTGTGGATCCGGTCCGACGCATCAGGCCAACTCCAGGTGCTCAACTCGCGCATCCCCGAGCTGCGCAACGAGTCCGGCGACTTCGAAATCATTATGCAGCCGTAGTAGCCCGGAATTTCATGAATAGGAGTGAAGCTCAGTCCGAAATTTCCGTCCGCCTGCGGCGGAGCCCCGACTTGTCGGGGCGGCAATTCAGCCCCGACAGAGTCGGCCCGGAGGGCGGATATTTCATGAAATATCTGGGCTAGCCGGTTGAGGCGGGTGTCCGGGGCTTGACCGCCAAAACCGGCAACAGCACAAGACGTCATGCTTTCCGTTGCCCAGTCCGGGAAGGTTACCCTGCAAGACGTCGCGGCGAAAGCGGGCGTGTCGATCTCGACGGCATCCCGCAGCCTCACGGGCGCGGTGGGCATTTCGAAAGCGACGCAGGAGCGGGTTCTCTCCATCGCGCAGGCGCTCGGCTATCGCTACAATCCGCTGCTCGGCGAGGTGATGCGGTCGACGCGCCGCGGCACGCCCAATCACTATCTCGGTACGCTCGCCTACATCACGCCGTACGACGACGTGAAGGAATGGCGCGCGACGCCGACGCTTTGCCGGCACTGGTCGGCGGCGTGCGACCAGGCGGCGCTGTTTGGGTTTAGCGTGAGTGAGTTCGCGCTGACGTCGCATGGCATGACGGCGCGCCGCCTGGGCGAAATCCTGAAGGCGCGCGGCATCACGGGCATCCTGCTCGCGGCGTTTCCGAAGGAGCCGTTCGAGCTGGTGCTGCCGTGGGAGCATTTCGCCACGGTGCCGGTCGGCCACATGGTGCAGAATCCGCAGCTCGACTGCGTGGTGAGCGATCACACGCAGGCGGTGCTGCTCGCCGGGCGGGTGCTCGCGGCGCGCGGGTATCAGCGCATCGGACTCGCGATCGAGAGTTACCAAAACTCGATCACGAACCACGGCTGGGCCAACGGCTACGCGGCGCTGCCGGTGGAGAACCCGGAACTCGCTGCGATCCCGCCCTTCCTGCCGCCGAAGATCACCGCGCGGGCGTTCCTCCAGTGGGTGAGGCAAAACCGCGTCGACTGCGTGCTGACGCTGTCGACCTTCCGCAACGAGCCGAACCCGATGCGCGAGTGGCTGGCCGAAGCCGGCCTGATCTGTCCGCGCGACATCGGACTCGTCTCGCTCGACGTCACTCCTGCGACCTCGACGTGGGCGGGCATCGACCAGAATTCCGATGAGATCGGCAAGGCGGCCGTCGACCTGGTGGTTTCAAAAATCCGCGCGGGCGAACGCGGCGTGCCGCGCGTCCGCCGCAGCCTCCTGGTCCACTGTCAGTGGCGCGACGGCGACAGCGTGCGGAGCGGCAGAGCTGCGCGTCCCAACGCCGTAGTCGAACGCGCGCTCGCGTAGAATGCGCCTTCCGCCTGGTTTGCGTTAACCCGCCCCCGCAGCTGTTTGATGGCGTGCCGAGCGGCCGACCGACCGCTTTTTGTTCACCATTGAGAAGCGCCGTTAATTTCGCCGGGCGCGAGCTGACGGATCGATCAAGGTCATCATACTTGTGCCGATGCAGACTGCGTCCGCCGGTTCTTTCAGGAAAAACAAAAGGCATTCTATTCCGATACATGCCTCGGCTGCGGTGTCCGAGTAGTCCCACTCCCTCGGGAGGCCTTCGGGACGAATGCCCGCGGCTAGGAATTGACCACCGAAATGGTCAACCGGCCTGAAAGAACCGGCGCTCTTTTTGGAAATTTCAGGGGTTCCACCTGCGCGGCCGCAGGAAGCGACTATAGTGCCGCGTGAATGCGGACACTTCAGAGCGGGCAGGGTTTGCGTCGTGGACGGTCGTCGCGGCGGGCGCGGTGCGGGCAGGTTTCGGCGTGGTGATGGCGCTCGACGCCTACCTGAAATGGCAGCCGGCGTTTGCCGAGCATTACGTCGGGTATTTGAGAAACGCCGCGCTGGCGCAACCGCGGTGGCTCGATGCCTGGTTTCAAGGCTGGCTGCGGCTCGTCGAGTCCAACCCGGACTTCTTCATTTCGGCCACGCGGTGGATCGAAACGTTGATCGCGGTCGGGTTGCTTCTCGGGTTCGCGCGGCGATTCATCTACTACGGCGGCGCGATTTTCAGCCTGCTCATCTGGTCGACGGCCGAGGGGTTTAGCGGGCCTTACACCGCGGGCGCGACGAACATCGGGCCGGCACTGGTTTACGCGCTTGTCTTCGTCGCGCTGGCGATCTTCGCGCGCCTGCTGGGCAGCACCCCCTACAGCGTGGATTACCATCTCGCCCGCCGGTACCCGCGATGGGGATCGTGGGTGGAGTTGGCGCCGCCGGAAGTCTGGCGCCGGCCACCCGCGGTGATCGCACTGCGGCACCAATTCGCGGCCGTGGGCGCCATCGCGATCGCGCTGGGCCTTGCCGTTGGAACGCTGCGCAGCGCGATGAACGTTCCGCCGCCGACGCCCACCAACGCCGCCGCCGCCGTCACCCCGCTCAGCCTCTACAACGGCCTGCCGGTGCAGCAGGCGCATCCCGCCCGACTCCCGCCGCTGCTCGGCACCGGCGACTCGGTGGGCGTCACGCTCATCGCGACCGACACGACGGTGGAGATCGCCAACGGAGTTCAGTACAACGCCTGGACGTTCAACGGCACCGTGCCCGGTCCCGTGCTCCACGTGCGCCAGGGGCAAACAGTAAACGTGACCTTCGTGAACCGGGGACACATGCCGCACTCGATCGACTTTCACGCGGCGGAGGTCGCGCCCAGCGTCGCCTACCGTACCATCGCGGTCGGAGAAACGCTCCAGTTCTCGTTTCTCGCCCGCACGGCTGGAGCGTTTGTGTACCACTGCGGCACCCCGCCCGTCCTGCTGCATATGGGCAATGGCATGTATGGCGTCATCATCGTCGATCCAGCCACGCCGCTGCCGCCGGCCGACGTGAGCTACGTCCTCCTCGAGAGCGAGTGGTATACCCAGCATGCGGGTGGCACGGTCATGAACGGCGACTACGCGAAAATGCTGGCCGGAACGCCGGACGAGATGGTGTTCAACGGCGAAGCCTTCCAGTACAACGACCAGCCGCTCACGGCGAGAACGGGCCAGCGCGTCCGCTGGTACGTGCTCAACGCCGGCCCGAATCGAACGAGCGCATTCCACGTCATCGGCAGCATGTTCGCGGCCGTGTATCCAGACGGCGATGCGGCGCATGCGCTCACCGGCGTGTCGACCTACGTCATCGGTCCGGGCCAGGGGGTGGTGCTCGACACGATCATGCGGGAGAGCGGCGACTATCCGTTCGTCGATCACAGCATGCGGGCGATGACCATGGGCGCGGTCGGCACGTTACGCGTGGGCCCGGCGGAGGGCGGCGGCTGATGCGGGCGTCGGGCCGGAGTCGGCCTGGTGCCCGGCTCGGCGTTCCGGCGGAAATCCGGAAGAGACCTCTGAACCCCGACAACTCAGCGGCTCCGGCGCGCGGCGCTCCCGGCCTCGACAGGCTCCAGGCCTTTGGCTCTCATTGACGAAACAAGTCCTTGGATTCGTCTTTCCGCGTTCGCCGCGGCTCATGCCCCTCCATCGAAAAAACCTGTACCGTCCGCCACCGCCAGCCCCCACCACGATCTACGTGCGGCCTGGTTACAACCGCGTGCTGGCCGAGGAATTCGAGGCGCTGAAGGTGAAGCGGGCGGCACTGGTGCTGGACAAAATCGAGGCGCACAGTCAGGGCGACCTCCGCGAGAATTTCGGTTTCAAGGCGGCGAAGGAGGCGATTCGCGCCGTGGACCGGAAGATGATGGCGCTCGACCGGTTTGTCGCCCGCAACACGTTCAAGGAGGTCGATCCCGCCGCGTGGCTCACCAAATCGACCGACACGCTGCAACTCGGTCACGTCACCACGATCGAGAAACAGGACGTGACGACGAAGCGAACGCATAGCTTCACGTTCCTCGTGACGACGTACGGCGAGACCGCGAGCGATCCCGACTCCGGTCTCGAATGCCTGCCGCACACCTCTCCGCTGGCCACCGCCGTGCTCGGTCTGGCAGCGGGCGCTCAGACCAAGGTGATGCTCCCCGCGGGCGAATCGCTCCTCACGCTGATCTCCATCCGCAATCCGACCCAAGCGGAGCTCGATCGGCTGCTGATGCCGATCAAGCCGCCGGACATCGACGAGGAATAGAGCCGGGCCGCGTGGCTGAGGATCTCAGCTTCGCTCCAAACGCCAAAGCCGACCATGGTTCGCTCCGTCGCGGATCCGGCCAGCGCCCACGCCTTTCCGTCGTTGAACTCTGCAGTCGGGGCGCAAGGCTGACCGGATTCCCTGCGGCCTTCGGTCACCCGCGAGAGTTTTTCCCCATGTTCTTCCCGCTCATTCGGAAATCGGCCTGGACGGTCGTGCCGCTGTGCTTCGCGCTTTCCCGCCTGCTCGCCGTCGAAATCGATCCGATCAGCGCGGGCCCGTTGGCCGTGGCCAGCACGAATCTGGAGGTGAGCGCGCCCGCGCCGGATGTGCCCATGGTCGACTACCTGAACGGCAAGGCGACCTCCAAGCGGACGGTCTATCTCTCGGATATCCTGGCGCATCCGGACTCGGCGCTGGCGCTGACGATCGACGTTCCCGCCGATCCGAAAACGTTTGGCTGGATGGCCGGCCGGCGGATTCCGCTCGTACTCTACGTGCTGTATCCGACAACGCCGGACAATCCGCGGCCGGATTACCGATTTCCTTACCGGGAAACGGGCGACAACGTCCTCCCCCACATGCAGCCCGCCGGCGAGCGGCCGATTTTCGCGGATGCCTCCGCCGCGTATCCGCTGATTGTTTATTCGGGCGGCTACAACACGCATGGGCTGTGGCACCTCGAACACTTGAAGGTGCTCGCGGCGCATGGCTATATCGTGGTCGACATCTTTCACGGCGACAACCGCGGGCCCGGCTTCAAGGCGAATCTGGCACTGCGCGCGCTCGAGTTTCGGGCGGTGTTGGACTTCATTCTGCGCCACCCCGACTTTGCGCAGGCGATCGACCCGGAGCGCATCGGCGCTTCCGCCGCGAGCGGCGGCGCCCATACCATTCTCAGCGCGATGGGCGGGTTCGATCCCGCGGCCACGGGCGCGCGACCGGCGGCCGATCCGCGGATCAAGGCCGGTTTCGGCGTGGTGCCGTTCATGGGGGGTACGTTGGGCGTCTGGCCGCTTCAGACAGAGGCCTGGATGTTCGGCCAGGACCACGCGGGGCTGCGCGGGGTGCGGGCTCCCTTTCTCGCGGTGTACGGCGGAAAGGATGAGAATGTTCCTCCCGACGGCGTGGAGGCGGGAATCCGGGCGCTCGGCGGTGCCGCGGGCGCCGTGAGGCTGGACGGCGAAACCCACAGTCTGTCCGCCAGCACGGTGAGCGACGTGAACACGTGGGAACTCCTGTTCTTCGAGGCCTGGGTGCGCGGCAATGCCGAAGCCCGCCAGCGCCTTGCCGCCGCCACCAGCGTTCGCGGTGGCGTCAATGATCGCCGCACTTTTCCGCGCTGAGCCGCAACCGGGCGTTCGGCACCGGCCAGCGATGAGTACGCGACGCCGGCGGGCGTCTTGTCGCGCCAGACGCGGGCGCCCCAAATCCGCCGCATCGCCCCTCCCACGCCCGCTGGTGCTGCGGTCGGCCTGTGCGAAGCCGTCTCGAGGAAAACGCTTATCGACGACGGACGTCGCATTTCTGCGCGTCGGCCTCGTGCCGCGCGAGCGAGCCCGGGCCAGATTGCCTCGGCTCGCCGCTCGCGCTCAGTAGCGCCGGCGGGGCGGCGGGCGATAGGTCGAGGACGGATCCTTCATGCGAAACGTGATCCGCGCCTTTTCCGTGTCGTACGGACTCATCTCCATTTTCACCATGTCGCCGGCAGCGATCTTGATGAAGTGCTTGCGCAACTTGCCGGAGATGTGCGCCAGCACGATGTGTCCATTGGAAAGCTGCACCCGGAACATCGTGCCCGGCAAAACGGCCACGATCCTCCCTTCAACTTCGATATGCGTCGTGGATTTCGGAGGCTCAGGGCGGGCGGATGTATTTTGGATCAAGATTAGATCAAAGCCCGATAACGCAGCTTTCGCAATGTTCGATTTCTTCAAGCGCGGCAGCAGCGGCCAAAGGTCGTTGGATTCCGTCGTGTTTGGAGACCCGGTGACGGGCCACCAACGGGTTGATCGTAACGACTCGTCGTGGAGAATGGCCACAGGAGGCACCGAAGACACAGAAGGTTTTTGTGCATTCTGTGGCTTCGGTGTGCCACATTCGAAAGAGCTGCGGAGCTTCTTTTCCTGGACGCAGCCTTGGCTGCGCGACGATGGCGACGTCTGCGCGCTTTCGCGGCCACATGGGCTGCCGCGACCGTCACGTCACGGCTCTGATCTCCAGTCGTGAGTCCCCGGCCGTGTCTCGCACGAGCAGCCAGTCCGTGTCGGTGATCTTGGCGAGAAATGACTCGTCGTGGCTCACCAGCAACATCGCGCACGGGCAGTCCGCCAGCGCTTCTTCCAGGCAGACGATGCCGGGCAGGTCCATATGGTTGGTGGGTTCGTCCATCACGATGAGATGCGGACCGCGCACGATGCCGATCGCGAGGAGCAGCTTGCGCACCTCGCCGGGACTTGGCAGCGCGCTCTCAAGCAGCCGCGCCGGTCGGGAACCGAGCCGGCTGATCGTCGTCATCACGCGGCCGCGCTCGTCGTTGGGCAGGCGTTTCACCGCTTCCAGCAGCGCGCGTGACTCCTCGGCGGAGATTTCCTGCGGTACCGTCACGACCTTCTCCGCCGGCAACTGCAGCTGGCCGAGCAGATGCCGGACGAGCGTGCTCTTGCCGAGCCCGTTGGCTCCCTTCAACGCGATGCGGCTGGTCCCGCCGATCGCGAGGTCGGGATAGTGCAGTGCGCGCCCGCCGCCCAGTGGCAGGTGCCCGGCCGGCAGTCGCAGCAGAAAGTCCCGCGGCATGAAGGACGCGCCCTCGACCCAGATGCCGGTTTCGTAGCGCTTCTTCACGGCGATCTCGGCGCGCTGCGCCGCCACCTTGCTCGCGCGCTGGCTCATCTGCGCGACCATCCTGCCCGCATACGCGTCCTTGCCGGTCAGCTTCGCGAGGTTGCGCATGGCGCGGCCGTCGTGATCGTGGGCGGGAATCTTTTTCTGTTTCGAGCCGCGGGCCGCCGCAGCCTTCTGGTCTGCGATCACCCGGCGCCGCTGCGCCTCCGCCTGGAGCCGGTTCGCGCTCCGGCGAAGCGCTTCGCTGGCGCTGTGCGCGGACTTCTCGTCGAGCTCCTGCTGCTTCAGCGCCTCCGTCACGCCGCCCGGCCGCATCACCGCCTCGGGCGGATCGAGCAGCAGACATTGCGGGCAAAGTTCGTCGAGCAAGGTGCGGTCGTGGCTCACGAGCAGCCCGACGCCGCCGAAGTCCCGGAGCGCCTGCCACAGCAGCCGGCGCGCGTCGGAGTCGATATGGTTGCTCGGCTCGTCGAGCGCGAGCACCACGGGCTCGCGCCAGAGCGCCACCGCGATCTGCGCCCGCTTCCGTTCGCCATGACTCAGGGTGGCCCAGCGCTCCGGCCAATCCTCACCGATCCGCAGCCGCGCCTTGAGCACGCCGGCATCGGCCGCCCACACAAAGTCCTCGAAAAACTCCGGCGGGTCGTCGGTGCGTTGCGCGACATACAGCGCGAGCCCCTGACGGTGCACCACTCCGCTCTGCGGAGCGAGTTCCCCGGTGGCGACCTTCAGCAGCGTCGTCTTGCCGGCGCCATTCGGTCCGACAATGCCCGTCCAGCCCGACGGGAACTGCACGGTCAAATCGGTGAACAACGGCGCCGTCATCCCCGGATGCGCGAACTCGACCGACTGCAGCGTCAACTGGGCGGAAGCCATGCCGACAGCGTGAAGTCGCATTGCTGTCCCGCAACGCCAAGTTCGCGCGTGCGGGCAATTGCGTCCCCTGCGTTCGAACTACATCATCCTGACGAACGCGCACTCGCTGCTGTCGGCCGTAACCCAGTGGCAATGACTGGACGCAACGCTGCTTGGCGTTGCTCTCAGCTCTGGACTCTCAGCTCTCAGCCAAAGAATGGGCCCACTGGGATTGGCTTCGCTTGCGCTCGTCTCGCGTTGCGAGATCCGCGCTCCGCGCGGCCCCTTCTGCGTTCGCTGCGCTCACTCCGTCGAACCCATGGGTTCTCATCCCAGTGGCTGTGGCCGGACGCAGCGGTGCTTGGCGTCGCTCTCAGCTCTGGACGCCTATCTCTCGACTCAAGTAATGGGCCCACTGGGATTCGAACCCAGAACCAAAGGATTATGAGTCCTCTGCTCTGACCGTTGAGCTATAGGCCCACAGACGGAATGATGGTAAAGTGCACGGACGATGTCGCCAAACGACATCTTGTGGTGACAAAACTGGGGCGACAACTTGTGGTGACCAGCTTTTCAGCGAAAAGCACGACGACTTGTGCAGCCAGTTTTGATCACCACAAAATGTCGTGCATTGCGGCGCTGAAAAGTGTGACACGAATTTGTGTTCGAATCAGTTTCTAGCTCCGACGCTGAAAAGCGCTCGCCCCAACTCAGCCTTTTACGAACAGTAACCCGTTCGCTTTTCCGGCTGTCCGCAGTGCCGAGCGACAGTAAGCCGGCGTCGAGTTAGGGCTTGGCGGTCCTACCGACGCGAATAGCGCGAGATCCGGTATCGTTTCTTAAGCCGGGCCGAATACTCGACGTGTAATCCCCGTAGGGTTTCCAGAGCATACGGAATGAATTCCCGTTCGAGCACGATGCGTTGGAACCGGTCCAGCCGCAGTTTCCCAGAGTTGGCACCTATCATCTTCTTAAGGAGGGCCTCATCCCTGTGGCCTGCGGGAATCCGGCCATCCGCATGCACCAGGATGTTTCGTAACGCCGAGAACTTCTTGATCGTGGCCCAATGCGGCAGTTCGTCCGGAAAGCCCACCCGGGCCACCTTCTTCAGGTAAATCTTCGCCCGCTCCATGCCCTCGCCCCGGATTTCCTTGAAGGAAATCTCCAGCTTCTTCGCCTTTTTGAACAGCTCCGCCAGGCCATTGAGCGTGTTCTCAAAGTCGGCCATGCACATCACGAACAACGATGCCCGAAACATCGCGGGAAATGTCTCGTGCAGTTCATCGTAATCTTCCGCTGCAGAATCCACATAATCCTGCCTCTGCGCCTCTGGCATGTTCTTGAGCCTGCCTCCACCTTCAAGCTGAAGCTCTCCGCCTGCCGCTTGAACATACCTTCCAGTTGCCGCCCGTAGGACTCGAACTGCTCAAATCGCCGCTCGGTAAACTGCCGCTGCAGTTCTATCTGGAGATAGGGCGGGATGGAGGTGCGTTTGGTAGACTTCAATGCGCGGAGCATGTTCGAAGAGGTCGATCTGAGACTATCCTCTGGGCACCGCTCGGCGATCACTACTTCGACGCCGCTTACCAAGTCGCGGAGACCGGCTCTACAAACCGGCAGCCTCGGGCGACTTCGGTCATTCGTGCAAACGGCCAACGCAAGATGCACCTATCCGGTAGCACCTTTTTTATCGGCCTTCGCCCCACCACCGCCTCCAAGCGGTGGCGATGGTGGACAAAGGCCAGCGCATGATAGGCGGTGCGGCTCGAAGGCCAAGGCGCTCGGCGGAGTCTGCGTCTTCGATGTATTTCTCCGTGCCGCCAATTCGTTCTAGCTCCACCTGGGATCAGTCGTTCCAGTTTCCTCGCCGAGTGCCCAGACGTCAGCGGGGGCTCGACAGGCCTGCACGATTTAACGCGCAAGCCACCAGCCGAGGCACTAGGACTCTGTGCATTACATGAACCTAGACTTATCTGAGCAAGAAGTTCGCGCGCGGCTTAATTTAGCGTTGGAACAACTAGCCACACGCGACGGATATTTGGTGAAATACGGTCTAAATGAAAGGACTGTGACTCACAAACTGGCCGAGTACCTGCAGGCAGTTTTCCCAAAGTGGGATGTCGATTGCGAATACAACCGCGACGGACCTGATACAAAAGACGTCCTAATTCCTAATGTGGACGGCGATCTCGACGACAACCCGGTGTATCCAGATATCATCGTGCACCAGCGCGGCGACTTCCGAGCACATGACCACCCCCCGCACCTTCTTGTGATCGAAGCACGAAAATCTGGTTGGGGCGTCGGCAAAATCTCCCGTGATCAATGGAAGGTTTGGGCCTACCTTAACGAACTGCGCTACTGTTACGGCGCCCTGGTCGAGTATGCTTTCGTTGATGGAAAGGTTCAGTTTGCGATGGAATTCATTCCGCGAACCTGACGCGAGCGCATTCTTGACGGTCAAAGATTGATAGCAGACTCGTTATGAGCATTTTAGCAACGATTGATCATCTAAATTTTGAACGTATTCTTCGCGAGCTTCCAAGTTCGTCTCGGGTCGAAATTGCTACTTACAATTTCGACTACAGAGATAATAGCCGACTTCTCCGGGCAATACGGAGTCTAGAAATTGAGCAAATCGAGGTCGTGACCGGAATTCCCGACTGCCGCGGTGATATTAGCCGGGCAGACGACCAACGCGTGAATGAGCAGATCCGATCGTACTACAGAGCGATGAACCCAGCGCGTTATCGAAGTAATACGAAGTTCTGGATCAGCCATCGCAATCACGCCAAAATCATCTGCTGCGACCACATCGCGTACCTTGGCTCGGCTAACTTTTCCGCTGGGAGTGAAAAGAACTTCGAAATCGGGTATTTGACTGAAAAGCCGGAGGAGATCCGAGACCTTAGAAAATTCCTGAGTGAGATAAGGTCTCGTTCGATTCCTTATTTCAAAGTAGATGTGTCACTTCACCTACAGAAGTTGATGCAGTTTGCGGCCGACACAGACTGGATAGCCTCTCGGCTTGAAGAGCACTGCTATGAGATCGTGAGTGAATACGGAAACGTTGACGGGCGCTTGGAGTTTAGTTTGGGCAACTTTGGTGTTCCGGAAGCCACGGGGCGATTGATCAAGTGGGCGGCCGTGGTGGCTGCTGATCTCGAAAAGCGCCAGGCACAGGGGAATCGCCTAGCCGGTCGTGAAGAAAGGCTCATCGAATTGGGCCTGACCAATTCGATTCTCCATTTATCAGAGGAGCTCGAATCGATCACCGAGCAGACCGAACTTGAGCCAGAGCTTAGCCAAGCCGGCGTCGAAAGCAGTCTGCTGGAAAAATACGCGCTGCGCGACGATCCGGGTTCCGACCCGGAGATGATTGAGGAAGCGACCGAGATCGTGATCAGAAACCGCGAACAGCGTTATGGCCCAGCGAAACGTCAGATGGAGATCTTTATCGCGGACGTCCGACGGGTGGGAGAGCAAATTTTTGATTGCTTGCGAGTCTGACGCATTGTCGGAAATTGTGACACTACGGCCTGCCTACACAACGTTCCTTGCTGATCTGATTACCCGAGCCAGACTCGTAAATAGAACTGGCATCCGGCATCGCCAAGAGACTTTAAGGTAGATGCCTTTCCCTTTGCCTCGCAGTGAACGCGGCGGTCCTTAATGTTTCAGCCTGTTGTCGACGCCCAAGGAAGAGGCTAACTTTTACGCGACGCCTCTCGTGAATTACGAAGGACAAAAGATCGTGTTGCAGCCGCTTCTGGAACCGTCCCGGTTGGAGCAATTCGAGGTACCGCCTCCATATCGTCCGAAAGTCTAGCCGAGGTTAAGGCGTCTTGGCCTTCCGAGAAATCCGCCTGTTCAAGTTTAGTCGTTCGGCTAGTCTTCGGGTTCCTCCAACTCGTGCCCAGTTCCGTTCCAGCGTTATTCCTCTCCAAAGACGAATATGTCTTTCAGCAGCTGTGCCGTGATATTCTACATGCAGAACCAGACATTTCTGGGTGTGAAGTCTATGGCCAGCGCGGTCAGATGCAGCGCGGCATAGATGTCTGGGCGTGCCGGCGCCCTGACCAACAGATCGAGGTCGGTCAATGCAAGCGTTACGCCACGTTAACGGCGCGACATGTCGAGCAGGCGACGAAGGACTTCTTTGCCCACTGGGAATTCTGGAAAGCCCAGGGTGTGCGCCGATTCGTCCTGTTCGCGGCCTGCGATACCTCGTCGCGGAAGGTCCAGGATGCGATCTTGCGCCAGCGGCCCATTTTTCGAAAGAAGCGAATCAAGTTCGAGGCCTGGGGTCTAAACGACCTGAAGGGAAAATTGGTTTCGCTGCGCCAGAATGTTCAAAGCCTCTACGGACCGGACGTCGCGGATGCGATTTGCGGCACGGTCGCCGAAACCCCGGCCCTGCGAGCCCAGCATCAGTGGATGAATCACCACCTCGGCGTGGTGCTCTCCGAGCTCGAGTCCGGACGGAGCGCGGAACTTGACGGCCTCCGTGAAAAGAGCCGCGAGGGCAGGCATGCCGAAGCTCTGGCCGACGTGGAGAAGATTAAGA is part of the Opitutus terrae PB90-1 genome and harbors:
- a CDS encoding phospholipase D-like domain-containing protein yields the protein MSILATIDHLNFERILRELPSSSRVEIATYNFDYRDNSRLLRAIRSLEIEQIEVVTGIPDCRGDISRADDQRVNEQIRSYYRAMNPARYRSNTKFWISHRNHAKIICCDHIAYLGSANFSAGSEKNFEIGYLTEKPEEIRDLRKFLSEIRSRSIPYFKVDVSLHLQKLMQFAADTDWIASRLEEHCYEIVSEYGNVDGRLEFSLGNFGVPEATGRLIKWAAVVAADLEKRQAQGNRLAGREERLIELGLTNSILHLSEELESITEQTELEPELSQAGVESSLLEKYALRDDPGSDPEMIEEATEIVIRNREQRYGPAKRQMEIFIADVRRVGEQIFDCLRV
- a CDS encoding ATP-binding cassette domain-containing protein — encoded protein: MASAQLTLQSVEFAHPGMTAPLFTDLTVQFPSGWTGIVGPNGAGKTTLLKVATGELAPQSGVVHRQGLALYVAQRTDDPPEFFEDFVWAADAGVLKARLRIGEDWPERWATLSHGERKRAQIAVALWREPVVLALDEPSNHIDSDARRLLWQALRDFGGVGLLVSHDRTLLDELCPQCLLLDPPEAVMRPGGVTEALKQQELDEKSAHSASEALRRSANRLQAEAQRRRVIADQKAAAARGSKQKKIPAHDHDGRAMRNLAKLTGKDAYAGRMVAQMSQRASKVAAQRAEIAVKKRYETGIWVEGASFMPRDFLLRLPAGHLPLGGGRALHYPDLAIGGTSRIALKGANGLGKSTLVRHLLGQLQLPAEKVVTVPQEISAEESRALLEAVKRLPNDERGRVMTTISRLGSRPARLLESALPSPGEVRKLLLAIGIVRGPHLIVMDEPTNHMDLPGIVCLEEALADCPCAMLLVSHDESFLAKITDTDWLLVRDTAGDSRLEIRAVT